The following proteins are co-located in the Streptomyces bottropensis ATCC 25435 genome:
- a CDS encoding phosphodiester glycosidase family protein, which yields MTRRAGRFRRVLTVLSAWSVLAGAALAGAAPAVGAPRAVAVAPGVEYSHFDIRGAAGVAHAHVLSVDLRNRRVGVGLLYPGKVAERATVSRLATAAGAVAGVNGDFFNITETQHPGVAATGAPVGPAIAAGHALKAAVPTGQRFGPSLPPGTSTRDVLGVTTDGTARLDSIALDGTVTTADGDFPLRGLNQYALPVGSVGAFTSDWGSVSRLRAVCGTDTDRAAPCSTDTHEVLVEDGRVVGSAGTPGSGAIAAGTTVLVGREAGAQRLRKLAAGDAVEVAHLLVASTGTPYAFALGGYPVLRGGGSLPGLDDTTSAVRTAAGVADGGHRLLLLALDGAAAHRTGLTIAEVAATMRGLGSTDAFSLDGGGSSTLVARAPGATTVTVRNHPTDGTERAVPNGIGVFTKP from the coding sequence GTGACGCGTCGTGCTGGACGGTTCCGACGGGTACTGACGGTTCTCTCGGCGTGGAGTGTGCTGGCCGGCGCGGCCCTCGCGGGCGCGGCACCGGCCGTCGGCGCGCCCAGGGCCGTCGCCGTCGCGCCGGGCGTCGAGTACAGCCACTTCGACATCCGGGGGGCGGCGGGCGTGGCGCACGCCCATGTGCTGAGTGTCGACCTGCGCAACCGGCGGGTGGGCGTCGGACTGCTGTACCCGGGGAAGGTGGCCGAGCGGGCGACCGTGTCCCGGCTGGCCACCGCGGCGGGTGCCGTGGCCGGGGTCAACGGCGACTTCTTCAACATCACCGAGACCCAGCACCCGGGTGTCGCGGCCACCGGGGCACCGGTCGGCCCGGCGATCGCCGCCGGTCACGCGCTCAAGGCCGCCGTACCGACGGGCCAGCGCTTCGGTCCGTCCCTGCCGCCCGGGACGAGCACCAGGGACGTACTCGGCGTCACGACCGACGGCACGGCCCGCCTCGACAGCATCGCCCTCGACGGGACCGTCACCACCGCCGACGGCGACTTTCCGCTCCGGGGCCTCAACCAGTACGCCCTGCCGGTGGGTTCCGTCGGGGCGTTCACCTCGGACTGGGGCAGCGTCTCCCGGCTGCGGGCCGTCTGCGGCACGGACACCGACCGGGCGGCGCCGTGCAGCACCGACACCCACGAGGTGCTGGTCGAGGACGGCCGCGTCGTCGGCTCGGCCGGCACACCCGGCAGCGGGGCCATCGCGGCCGGTACGACCGTCCTGGTCGGGCGTGAGGCGGGCGCCCAGCGGCTGCGCAAGCTCGCTGCCGGTGACGCGGTGGAGGTAGCGCACCTCCTCGTCGCCTCGACCGGGACCCCGTACGCCTTCGCGCTCGGCGGCTACCCGGTCCTGCGGGGCGGCGGCTCGCTCCCCGGCCTCGACGACACGACCTCGGCGGTACGCACCGCCGCGGGAGTCGCCGACGGCGGCCACCGTCTCCTGCTCCTCGCCCTGGACGGCGCGGCCGCCCACCGCACGGGGCTGACCATCGCCGAAGTCGCCGCCACCATGCGGGGGTTGGGCTCCACCGACGCGTTCAGCCTGGACGGCGGCGGTTCCTCCACGCTGGTCGCCCGCGCACCCGGCGCGACCACCGTCACGGTCCGCAACCACCCCACGGACGGCACGGAACGCGCCGTCCCGAACGGCATCGGCGTCTTCACGAAACCCTGA
- a CDS encoding alginate lyase family protein, whose product MLKIAGTAAGAAGLGVGTGTVATPAAAAGDAYAHPGLLHTAADLARMAAKVKAGAAPYTAGFARLTANAHAQSSWTARPAATVHRGGGTPQNYAALYKDVHAAYQNALRWHVTGVSAHADTAVRILNAWSATLTAVRGSADRFLAAGLYGYQFANAAELVRDHPDLDLDRFTVMLTEVFATLSDDFLLHHNGAVVTNYWPNWDLANMACVLATGIFCDDRARVARAVDYFKNGDGLGAVGKAIPVVHDDGLGEWLEAGRDQGHALLGVGLMGALCEMAWNQGIDLYGHDDDRFLKGAQYVAKWSLGGEVAYTANTRAKGAVDGWSGRETASDAAGVDPNMRRPIWAMIAHHYTGRRGLDASYLTRAAAKAAPEGGGGDYGPDSGGYDQLGFGTLAFTRDAEQTASTSTSPSAGDSSSSSPSPSGGASTGARGGRSGRGEDLAATGISDVPAWTAAGGLAALAGGLLLLRRRDRDRGRPES is encoded by the coding sequence ATGCTGAAGATCGCCGGAACCGCCGCGGGCGCGGCCGGGCTCGGCGTCGGCACGGGCACGGTGGCGACGCCGGCCGCGGCGGCGGGCGACGCGTACGCGCACCCCGGTCTGCTCCACACCGCGGCGGACCTGGCCCGGATGGCGGCGAAGGTGAAGGCGGGCGCCGCGCCCTACACCGCGGGCTTCGCCAGGCTGACCGCCAACGCCCATGCCCAGAGTTCCTGGACCGCCCGCCCGGCCGCCACCGTCCACCGGGGCGGCGGAACCCCGCAGAACTACGCGGCGCTCTACAAGGACGTGCACGCCGCCTACCAGAACGCCCTGCGCTGGCACGTCACCGGCGTCAGCGCCCACGCCGACACCGCTGTACGCATCCTCAACGCCTGGTCCGCGACACTGACCGCCGTGCGGGGCAGCGCCGACCGGTTCCTGGCGGCGGGCCTGTACGGCTACCAGTTCGCCAACGCCGCCGAACTGGTCCGTGACCACCCGGACCTCGACCTGGACCGCTTCACCGTGATGCTGACCGAGGTCTTCGCCACGCTCAGCGACGACTTCCTGCTCCACCACAACGGCGCCGTCGTCACCAACTACTGGCCCAACTGGGACCTCGCCAACATGGCGTGCGTCCTTGCCACCGGCATCTTCTGCGACGACCGCGCCCGGGTCGCCCGCGCCGTCGACTACTTCAAGAACGGCGACGGCCTCGGCGCCGTCGGGAAGGCCATCCCGGTCGTCCACGACGACGGCCTCGGCGAATGGCTGGAGGCCGGCCGCGACCAGGGCCACGCGCTGCTCGGCGTCGGCTTGATGGGCGCCCTCTGCGAGATGGCCTGGAACCAGGGCATCGACCTGTACGGCCACGACGACGACCGTTTCCTCAAGGGCGCCCAGTACGTGGCCAAGTGGAGCTTGGGCGGCGAGGTCGCCTACACGGCGAACACCCGCGCGAAAGGTGCGGTCGACGGCTGGTCCGGCAGGGAGACCGCGTCCGACGCGGCCGGCGTCGACCCGAACATGAGGCGCCCCATCTGGGCCATGATCGCCCACCACTACACCGGGCGGCGGGGCCTCGACGCCTCCTACCTCACCCGCGCCGCGGCGAAGGCGGCCCCCGAGGGAGGCGGCGGCGACTACGGCCCCGACAGCGGCGGGTACGACCAGCTGGGCTTCGGCACCCTGGCGTTCACCCGGGACGCGGAACAGACCGCCTCGACCTCCACCTCCCCCTCCGCCGGCGACTCGTCCTCCAGCTCCCCGTCCCCCTCCGGCGGCGCCTCGACCGGCGCCCGGGGTGGCCGGAGTGGCCGGGGTGAGGATCTGGCCGCGACCGGCATCTCCGACGTTCCGGCCTGGACCGCCGCGGGGGGACTCGCGGCCCTCGCGGGCGGCCTTCTCCTGCTGCGCCGCCGCGACCGCGACCGAGGCCGGCCGGAATCCTGA
- a CDS encoding substrate-binding domain-containing protein — MNPSPASHRVFTAFRATALAAALCLTVAGCSVFGGSEADSGTDASGGAGGMKVALITHSAEGDAFWDLVRKGAQVAAAKDGIDLTFVSDPDPAGQAKLVRDAIADKVDGIAVTLAKPQAVRGAVAEARAAGIPVVGLNSGIGAWRAQGLLAFYGQDESVAGRALGNELDARAAERALCVIHERGNVALEARCAGVRKTFGGQTENLYVDGTDLDAVTDSIAAKLRQDPSVDEVVTLGAQFALAAVESVRDSGSKAEVATFDLNKDLVEAVRDGEVQFAVDQQPYLQGYLAVDGLWLYRTNGNVSGGGVAPVLTGPAFVTRKNIAGVAEFAENGTR; from the coding sequence ATGAACCCATCGCCCGCGTCCCACAGGGTCTTCACGGCCTTCCGCGCCACAGCGCTCGCCGCCGCCCTCTGCCTGACCGTCGCCGGCTGCTCGGTGTTCGGTGGCTCGGAGGCCGATTCGGGCACGGACGCGTCGGGTGGCGCGGGCGGGATGAAGGTCGCGCTGATCACGCACAGCGCCGAGGGGGACGCCTTCTGGGACCTGGTCCGCAAGGGAGCGCAGGTCGCGGCGGCCAAGGACGGCATCGACCTGACCTTCGTCAGCGACCCCGACCCCGCCGGACAGGCGAAACTGGTGCGGGACGCGATCGCCGACAAGGTCGACGGCATCGCGGTGACCCTGGCCAAGCCGCAGGCGGTGCGCGGCGCGGTCGCCGAGGCCCGCGCGGCCGGCATTCCGGTGGTGGGTCTCAACTCCGGCATCGGCGCCTGGCGGGCGCAGGGTCTGCTGGCCTTCTACGGCCAGGACGAGAGCGTGGCCGGCCGGGCGCTCGGCAACGAACTCGACGCCCGCGCGGCCGAGCGGGCCCTGTGCGTCATCCACGAGCGCGGCAACGTCGCCCTGGAGGCCCGCTGCGCCGGCGTACGGAAGACCTTCGGCGGCCAGACCGAGAACCTGTACGTGGACGGCACCGACCTCGACGCCGTGACCGACTCGATCGCCGCGAAGCTCCGCCAGGACCCGTCCGTCGACGAGGTCGTCACGCTCGGGGCGCAGTTCGCGCTCGCCGCCGTGGAGTCGGTTCGCGACTCCGGCAGCAAGGCCGAGGTCGCCACGTTCGACCTCAACAAGGATCTGGTCGAGGCGGTGCGGGACGGGGAAGTCCAGTTCGCGGTGGACCAACAGCCCTACCTGCAGGGCTACCTCGCCGTCGACGGGTTGTGGCTGTACCGGACCAACGGCAACGTCAGCGGTGGCGGTGTCGCACCCGTGCTCACCGGTCCCGCGTTCGTGACCAGGAAGAACATCGCGGGAGTCGCCGAGTTCGCGGAGAACGGGACCCGTTGA
- a CDS encoding DUF779 domain-containing protein → MDVVPRVELTPAAADLVRRLRAAHGPLMFHQSGGCCDGSAPMCYPDGEFRTGNSDVLLAELTVEGVEETVGFWMSRSQYEAWRHTRLIVDVVPGRGSGFSLEAPEGVRFLIRSRVVGAEPPPGR, encoded by the coding sequence ATGGATGTCGTCCCGCGCGTAGAGCTGACCCCCGCGGCCGCCGATCTCGTACGGCGGCTGCGGGCGGCCCACGGCCCGTTGATGTTCCACCAGTCGGGCGGCTGCTGCGACGGCAGCGCCCCCATGTGCTACCCGGACGGTGAGTTCCGCACGGGGAACTCGGACGTCCTCCTCGCGGAACTCACCGTCGAGGGGGTCGAGGAGACGGTCGGGTTCTGGATGTCCCGCAGCCAGTACGAGGCGTGGCGCCACACCCGGCTGATCGTCGACGTGGTGCCGGGCCGGGGCAGCGGTTTCTCCCTGGAGGCACCCGAAGGGGTGCGATTTCTCATCCGTTCCCGCGTCGTCGGAGCCGAGCCGCCGCCCGGCCGGTAG
- a CDS encoding acyl-CoA dehydrogenase family protein produces the protein MTDLLYSEEEEALRAAVRDLLADHCDAAGVIARAESDAPHDIATWKALAGTMGLAGLLVPEELDGQGATHREAAVVLEELGRAVAPVPYLTSAVVATEALLECGADDLLPQLASATAIGALAVSLSVPAGSAYKVVRYEDGALHGELTGIADAAVADVLLVPADDGGLYAVDASAVTVTPQVSLDLTRPLATVTLDGAPGRLLGDAEPAVRRALRAGAGLLASEQLGLAEWTLTETVRYLKERKQFNRPVGGFQALKHRLAQLWLEVVNLRAAARNAADQLATGSDDADLAVAVAQAFAAPVAVHAAEEALQLHGGIGMTWEHPVHLYLKRAKADSIAYGTAGAHRAALAGLVDLQAP, from the coding sequence ATGACCGATCTCCTGTACTCGGAGGAGGAGGAAGCCCTCCGCGCGGCCGTCCGCGACCTGTTGGCCGACCACTGCGACGCGGCGGGCGTGATCGCACGCGCCGAGTCGGACGCGCCGCACGACATCGCCACATGGAAGGCGCTCGCGGGGACCATGGGCCTCGCGGGGCTGCTCGTGCCGGAGGAGCTGGACGGTCAGGGTGCCACGCATCGCGAAGCGGCGGTCGTGCTGGAGGAGTTGGGACGCGCCGTCGCGCCGGTCCCCTATCTGACCAGCGCGGTCGTCGCCACCGAGGCCCTGCTGGAGTGCGGCGCCGACGACCTCCTCCCCCAGCTGGCCTCCGCGACGGCGATCGGCGCCCTGGCGGTCTCGCTGAGCGTGCCCGCGGGCAGTGCCTACAAGGTCGTACGGTACGAGGACGGCGCCCTGCACGGGGAGTTGACCGGCATCGCCGACGCGGCCGTCGCCGATGTGCTGCTGGTGCCCGCCGACGACGGCGGCCTGTACGCGGTGGACGCCTCCGCCGTGACCGTCACCCCGCAGGTGTCCCTGGACCTGACCCGACCGCTGGCCACGGTGACGCTGGACGGCGCCCCGGGCCGGCTCCTCGGCGACGCCGAGCCCGCCGTCCGCCGCGCCCTGCGCGCCGGCGCCGGGCTGCTGGCCTCCGAGCAACTCGGCCTCGCCGAGTGGACGCTGACCGAGACGGTCCGCTACCTCAAGGAACGCAAGCAGTTCAACCGGCCCGTCGGCGGCTTCCAGGCGCTCAAGCACCGCCTCGCGCAGCTCTGGCTGGAGGTCGTCAACCTGCGGGCGGCCGCCCGGAACGCGGCCGACCAGCTCGCCACCGGCAGCGACGACGCCGACCTGGCGGTGGCCGTCGCCCAGGCGTTCGCCGCGCCCGTGGCCGTCCACGCGGCCGAGGAGGCGCTGCAGTTGCACGGCGGGATCGGCATGACCTGGGAGCACCCGGTCCACCTGTATCTGAAGCGGGCGAAGGCCGACTCGATCGCGTACGGCACCGCGGGCGCCCACCGGGCCGCGCTGGCCGGACTGGTCGACCTCCAGGCCCCCTGA
- a CDS encoding phosphatidylinositol-specific phospholipase C/glycerophosphodiester phosphodiesterase family protein yields MALTTRRRALTTLGAALAGTVALPATSALAGERGHRPHPLWRAHAHNDYEHPRPLLDALDHRFGSVEADIFLVDGQLLVAHDPAGLDPARTLESLYLDPLAARVRAHGGSVHRGHRRPLHLLIDIKTEGSSTYLALDRRLRRHRHLFTTYAHGRVYPGAVTAVVSGDRAARPPMEAQSVRRAFYDGRLTDLDAAAPAPATFVPLISDNWTLNFTWQGVGPFPDAERAKLRRIVSTAHGRGQRVRFWATPDLAGPARDAVWGELVAADVDHLNTDDLAGLAAFLDARRSV; encoded by the coding sequence ATGGCCCTCACCACCCGCCGCAGAGCCCTCACCACCCTCGGCGCCGCCCTCGCGGGCACGGTCGCCCTGCCCGCCACGAGCGCCCTGGCCGGCGAACGCGGTCACCGCCCGCACCCGTTGTGGCGGGCCCACGCGCACAACGACTACGAGCACCCGCGCCCCCTCCTCGACGCCCTCGACCACCGCTTCGGCAGCGTCGAGGCCGACATCTTCCTCGTCGACGGCCAACTCCTCGTCGCCCACGACCCGGCCGGCCTCGACCCCGCACGCACCCTCGAATCCCTCTACCTCGACCCGCTCGCCGCCCGGGTCCGCGCCCACGGCGGTTCGGTCCACCGGGGGCACCGCAGGCCGCTGCACCTGCTCATCGACATCAAGACCGAGGGCTCGTCCACGTACCTCGCACTCGACCGGCGACTGCGGCGACACCGGCACCTGTTCACCACCTACGCGCACGGTCGGGTGTACCCGGGCGCGGTGACGGCCGTGGTCTCCGGGGACCGGGCCGCCCGGCCGCCCATGGAGGCGCAGTCCGTGCGGCGTGCCTTCTACGACGGACGGCTCACCGATCTCGACGCCGCCGCGCCCGCGCCCGCCACCTTCGTCCCGCTGATCTCCGACAACTGGACCCTCAACTTCACCTGGCAGGGCGTCGGTCCGTTCCCCGACGCCGAGCGCGCGAAGCTGCGCCGGATCGTCTCGACGGCCCACGGGCGGGGACAGCGGGTGCGGTTCTGGGCGACGCCCGATCTGGCGGGGCCGGCCCGGGACGCGGTGTGGGGCGAGCTGGTCGCGGCGGATGTCGACCACCTCAACACGGATGACCTCGCGGGGCTCGCGGCGTTTCTGGACGCTCGCCGGTCGGTGTAG
- a CDS encoding pectinesterase family protein yields the protein MSENHGKARHRRRKTAVVAGVPLTLAAAGTMAYGTVFGVFGADAQPRAAAATPTWATASADGFASVNALGQNGTYGGRDGRTVTVKTLADLEKYATAAEPYVIVVAATIDMNPVGKEIRVASDKTIVGSGTSGHIVGGGFFLGQGVHNVVIRNLTIRDSYQGTWNDKDHDFDAIQMDGAHHVWIDHNDLRHMADGLIDSRKDTTYVTVSWNKLSQNNKTFGIGWTTNTTADLTIHHNWFRDTEQRNPSTDNVAHAHLYNNFLEDVSGTDIASSYGNYARGNTKMVLENSYFQGMRNPVTKDATAALVQRGNLFSGISGRNESGGTAFDPKTYYGYTLDKAADVPALLKSGAGPRSSIGTTATTKAAAATTLTVAKDGSGQFTSVQKAVDAVPANNPSRVVISVKPGTYRELVKVPSNKPHVTIQGSGGSRKDTTIVYNNASGTPKPGGGTYGTGGSATVAVEADDFQARNLTISNDFDEAANQSLEGHQAVALRTAADKVLLDGVIVSGDQDTLLLDTASKDKLGRVYVTNSYVIGNVDFIFGRATAVVDRSVITLKKRWNGTSAGYVTAPSTAANRKGFLITNSTVNGDVSDRSFHLGRPWHAGGDASLDPQTTVRNTSLSAAVRTAPWTDMSGFSWKDDRFAEYKNTGPGAGGASTDRPHLTDAQAAGQEVADWLAGWTPSA from the coding sequence GTGAGCGAGAACCACGGCAAGGCCCGCCACCGCAGAAGGAAGACCGCCGTCGTGGCCGGCGTCCCCCTGACCCTGGCCGCCGCCGGGACCATGGCCTACGGCACGGTCTTCGGCGTGTTCGGCGCGGACGCCCAGCCCAGGGCCGCGGCGGCCACCCCCACCTGGGCCACCGCGAGCGCCGACGGGTTCGCCTCGGTGAACGCGCTGGGCCAGAACGGCACCTACGGCGGCCGGGACGGCCGAACGGTCACCGTGAAGACCCTGGCCGATCTGGAGAAGTACGCCACCGCCGCCGAGCCGTACGTCATCGTCGTGGCGGCGACCATCGACATGAACCCGGTCGGCAAGGAGATCAGGGTCGCCTCGGACAAGACGATCGTCGGCTCCGGCACCTCCGGCCACATCGTGGGCGGCGGCTTCTTCCTCGGCCAGGGCGTCCACAACGTCGTCATCCGCAACCTGACGATCCGCGACTCCTACCAGGGCACCTGGAACGACAAGGACCACGACTTCGACGCGATCCAGATGGACGGCGCCCACCACGTCTGGATCGACCACAACGACCTGCGGCACATGGCGGACGGCCTCATCGACAGCCGCAAGGACACCACCTACGTCACGGTGTCCTGGAACAAGCTCAGCCAGAACAACAAGACCTTCGGCATCGGCTGGACCACCAACACCACCGCCGACCTGACGATCCACCACAACTGGTTCCGCGACACCGAACAGCGCAACCCCTCCACCGACAACGTGGCCCACGCGCACCTCTACAACAACTTCCTGGAGGACGTCTCCGGCACGGACATCGCCTCCTCGTACGGCAACTACGCCCGCGGCAACACGAAGATGGTCCTGGAGAACAGCTACTTCCAGGGCATGCGGAACCCGGTCACCAAGGACGCGACGGCCGCCCTGGTCCAGCGGGGCAACCTCTTCTCCGGCATCTCCGGCCGCAACGAGAGCGGTGGCACGGCCTTCGACCCGAAGACGTACTACGGCTACACCCTCGACAAGGCGGCCGACGTACCGGCGCTGCTCAAGTCCGGTGCGGGTCCGCGGAGTTCGATCGGTACGACGGCGACCACCAAGGCAGCCGCCGCCACCACGCTCACCGTCGCCAAGGACGGCAGCGGCCAGTTCACCAGCGTGCAGAAGGCCGTCGACGCGGTGCCCGCGAACAACCCCTCGCGGGTGGTGATCTCGGTCAAGCCGGGCACCTACCGGGAACTCGTCAAGGTCCCGTCCAACAAGCCGCACGTCACCATCCAGGGCTCCGGCGGCAGCCGCAAGGACACCACGATCGTCTACAACAACGCGTCCGGCACGCCCAAGCCGGGCGGCGGCACCTACGGGACCGGTGGCAGCGCCACCGTCGCCGTCGAGGCGGACGACTTCCAGGCCCGCAACCTGACCATCTCCAACGACTTCGACGAGGCCGCCAACCAGTCCCTCGAAGGCCACCAGGCGGTCGCCCTGCGGACCGCGGCCGACAAGGTCCTCCTCGACGGCGTCATCGTCTCCGGCGACCAGGACACCCTGCTGCTGGACACGGCCTCGAAGGACAAGCTCGGCCGGGTCTACGTCACGAACTCCTACGTCATCGGCAACGTCGACTTCATCTTCGGCAGGGCCACGGCCGTCGTCGACAGATCGGTCATCACCCTGAAGAAGCGCTGGAACGGCACCTCCGCCGGCTACGTCACCGCCCCGAGCACGGCCGCGAACCGCAAGGGCTTCCTGATCACCAACTCCACCGTCAACGGTGACGTGTCCGACCGCAGCTTCCACCTGGGCCGCCCCTGGCACGCGGGGGGCGACGCCTCCCTCGACCCGCAGACGACGGTCCGCAACACCAGCCTCAGCGCCGCGGTCAGGACCGCGCCGTGGACCGACATGAGCGGCTTCTCCTGGAAGGACGACCGTTTCGCCGAGTACAAGAACACCGGTCCGGGAGCGGGCGGCGCGAGCACCGACCGTCCGCACCTGACCGACGCCCAGGCCGCCGGCCAAGAGGTCGCGGACTGGCTGGCCGGCTGGACGCCGAGCGCCTGA